The Candidatus Obscuribacterales bacterium DNA segment CCTTTTCCAGGTCATAAGCCTGCATTATTACGCAACCCTGCTTGTCCCAGAACTCGTTAAGTTTGTGAATTACTTGCTGAAATGTAAGCGCCATCGCCCGTTCCCGTCTTTTAACAATCCGAGCCAACAGTCTAACACGACCTTAGATTGTAGCTATTTCATCTTTGTCTTATTTTGAGATTAATGACTATATAAACGGGCATAACCGCAATAGGGGTAGAGGCAGTTGCCATGGCGGCTATGACGGCTTTCTATCCAGGAGTGGCATGGTCACAGTGGAAACCTTACCTAAAAATCTCGATGCCAAACTGGCAGAGCTTGTGGCGAGCATCAATAGGGTTCTTGTCGGGCAGTCGCGTTCCATTCACCTTGCCGTCACAGCATTTCTAGCAGGGGGACACGTCCTTTTGGAGGACGTCCCGGGGGTTGGAAAGACCCTTTTGGCAAAGACTTTAGCCCGGTCTGTGGCAGCCAACTTTACCCGCGTACAGTGTACGCCAGACCTATTACCTTCGGACATTTCCGGCGTGAGCATCTATAGCCAGAAGGAAGGCACATTTAATTTCGTGCCTGGACCAATTTTTACGAACATTCTGCTGGCAGATGAAATCAACCGCGCCACTCCACGCACACAGTCAAGCTTGCTGGAAGCGATGGAAGAAAGGCAAGTGACGATAGACGGAGAAACGCGAGAATTACCTGAGTTGTTTTTCGTGATTGCCACGCAAAACCCGATTGAATATCACGGCACATTCCCGTTGCCTGAAGCGCAGATCGATAGATTCATGCTTTGCCTGTCGTTGGGATATCCTAAGCCCGATGAAGAAGTAACAATGCTTGAGAAGACATTGCAACCGGATGCTTTCTCAGCAACACCGGTATTAACACAAGAAGAAGTATTACAAGCCAGACGGTTAGTCAACAAAGTGTTTGTTGACGAGTCAATTCAACGCTATATCGTCGATCTTGTTAATGCCACCAGACACAATTCACACATCGTCCTTGGCGTAAGTCCTCGCGGCAGCCAATTGATGATGCGTGCGGCACAGGCAACGGCGCTGCTTAGCGGGCGCAACTTCGTCAAACCGGACGACGTCAAACTCTTAGCCCCATCAGTGTTAGGTCACCGCATCATTCCTCGGCAAAAAGACAACAAGGTTAGCCATGCTGAAATCATTGATCAAATCATTGAACAGGTTGCGGTCCCTATCTAGTCAGCCTTCAACCAAACCCGGCGATCGTTTAAGCTATCGTACTTCCGCACGTTTCTTCGTAATGATTATTCTGGCTTCCGCTCTGTTTTTCATAGCAGGAAACGTAGGTTGCGGCTGGATTTACCTGATGAGCGCATCAGTGCTTGCCTCAGTAATTCTCTCGTGCATATTGCCTTTGCTGATACTGACAGTTATATCT contains these protein-coding regions:
- a CDS encoding MoxR family ATPase produces the protein MVTVETLPKNLDAKLAELVASINRVLVGQSRSIHLAVTAFLAGGHVLLEDVPGVGKTLLAKTLARSVAANFTRVQCTPDLLPSDISGVSIYSQKEGTFNFVPGPIFTNILLADEINRATPRTQSSLLEAMEERQVTIDGETRELPELFFVIATQNPIEYHGTFPLPEAQIDRFMLCLSLGYPKPDEEVTMLEKTLQPDAFSATPVLTQEEVLQARRLVNKVFVDESIQRYIVDLVNATRHNSHIVLGVSPRGSQLMMRAAQATALLSGRNFVKPDDVKLLAPSVLGHRIIPRQKDNKVSHAEIIDQIIEQVAVPI